From Penicillium psychrofluorescens genome assembly, chromosome: 1, one genomic window encodes:
- a CDS encoding uncharacterized protein (ID:PFLUO_001646-T1.cds;~source:funannotate) gives MANGAVIPFLVTMMLVTGVCNTILNKYQDMQCVRNCDSSDPKEWKLFEQPVIQTVQMFIGEMGCWLVLGLSILYKRYISPRFSREPSPLLAGGYNPVNGDDEHFEEDEEEDQILEGPETRRNPINKPTAEDDTRIPLRGSKIFLLAAPACCDIAGTTLMNVGLLFVAASIYQMTRGALVLFVGLFSVLFLRRRLFFYQWSALFIVVLGVAVVGISGALFAGQSSHDSQQDGDGVVAATASRVLMHARDAIDAQLAVQTIVGVLLIAAAQIFTASQFVLEEWILEKYAMDPIQVVGWEGIFGFTVTVVAMIILYLAVGRTEAGQYGYFDMREGWHEIFSNRAIAMSSLLIMISIGGFNFFGLSVTRSVSATSRSTIDTCRTLFIWLVSLGLGWETFKWLQVVGFAMLVYGTFLFNDIVRPPLKACLPRAREGEVILPADERFDHLEPPPAYYSEVRTD, from the exons ATGGCGAACGGCGCCGTCATCCCCTTCCTGGTCACGATGATGCTCGTGACCGGGGTCTGCAACACCATTCTGAACAAATACCAG GATATGCAATGTGTCCGGAACTGCGACTCGTCAGATCCCAAGGAGTGGAAGCTGTTCGAGCAGCCAGTGATCCAGAC agTACAAATGTTCATTGGAGAAATGGGCTGTTGGCTCGTCCTAGGTCTATCCATTCTCTACAAACGATACATCTCGCCGCGCTTCTCTCGCGAACCTTCCCCGCTCCTCGCGGGCGGATATAACCCCGTcaacggcgacgacgaacacttcgaagaagacgaggaggaggaccagaTTCTTGAAGGGCCCGAGACTCGGAGGAATCCCATCAACAAACCCACCGCGGAAGATGACACCCGCATCCCCCTGCGCGGATCGAAgatcttcctcctcgccgcgcCAGCCTGCTGCGACATCGCCGGCACGACGCTCATGAACGTGGGCCTCCTCTTCGTGGCCGCTAGTATCTACCAAATGACGCGCGGCGCACTAGTTCTCTTCGTGGGACTGTTCAGCGTGCTTTTCCTCCGCCGCAGACTCTTCTTCTACCAATGGAGCGcgctcttcatcgtcgtGCTAGGCGTCGCGGTCGTCGGAATATCAGGCGCTCTCTTCGCCGGCCAGTCCAGTCATGATAGCCAGCAGGATGGGGACGGTGTTGTCGCTGCAACCGCCTCGCGGGTGCTGATGCATGCCCGCGACGCCATCGACGCCCAGCTGGCCGTTCAGACTATCGTCGGCGTGCTCCTCATCGCCGCGGCGCAGATCTTCACGGCTTCGCAGTTCGTGCTGGAGGAGTGGATCCTAGAGAAATATGCTATGGATCCCATTCAGGTCGTCGGTTGGGAAGGCATCTTCGGTTTCACGGTTACTGTCGTTGCGATGATTATTCTGTACCTGGCCGTGGGACGGACAGAGGCCGGGCAATACGGCTACTTCGATATGCGAGAGGGGTGGCACGAAATCTTCAGCAACCGTGCCATTGCAATGTCCAGCCTTCTTATCATGATCAGCATTGG TGGTTTCAACTTCTTCGGCCTCTCCGTCACCCGCTCCGTGAGCGCCACATCGCGCAGCACAATCGACACCTGCCGCACGCTCTTCATCTGGCTCGTATCGCTAGGTCTAGGCTGGGAGACCTTCAAGTGGCTGCAGGTCGTCGGCTTCGCGATGCTCGTTTACGGCACGTTCCTTTTCAATGATATCGTGCGCCCGCCGCTCAAGGCGTGCTTGCCCCGTGCCAGGGAGGGCGAGGTCATCCTTCCTGCTGATGAGAGGTTTGATCATCTTGAGCCGCCACCGGCCTATTACTCCGAGGTGCGGACGGATTGA
- a CDS encoding uncharacterized protein (ID:PFLUO_001647-T1.cds;~source:funannotate), producing the protein MNPANFNAGGGVPAGMVKPGQVPPPKPESSQVIMNHVAQALHNQGTWTGWKAEVPIKVRAMNVYQMITSLRLIQPRIDLQSAAQAALSFEHKAFQKAAEKVDYDHECTEKLLHIKDTRQRQAAVAYQSGMMPQGGNVPNQNPGNFQQQQMNQNLQTSPIPGQQNVMMGMNNMSQQAAMQQRQQQQSAMMQQQQRQQQRPPNGGVPLPDDLNTLSAQEFEHVSRMANQMLAKTSPEDMEKIKLNLSNMTPEQRQYLARKQMDPMTYFFRSQALNQLRRHRRQRMDMSRDPNNPNNPAMMANDPMMNPQQRQMFQNMMNLQRNSAFPGNQGQGQAPVVESFIGNVENIQGQQADGLRSQEAGQLVVPASSTQISQAPFPNNQNMFSQQQQQQQQQQQQQQQQQNMNNSQFLAQQHLQGGANVPQDRAQYQAQAQAQAQAQARAQAQKMAMSGQNATQTQSQLPQQSPVMPMLNQPMAPGQISPSGQMPSQARPPSRPQQPGMQNRPQIPPGLPPQVQEQLSQMSNEQLNNFLMNQRRVAMANNMARANAAQQNMGQQPGQGQPMMNGQMGNNPRMQGSMNMPQGLNPAQGQQLSAQQRQQQQRQSEFYKLQLLRQHNNGGEMSPEQAKDMDRTYFPPSILNNTQAPVPKHIKTWGQLKQWVASNPQVANGVDLPKLMMFQKLHLAQIVNARAKDPNAQVPANGFQGQPGQPGQMPNATGFPPGQPQPPVNMPQMRPITAQEIQMARQKLGPQAASFTDAQIRELLHRNRQKHLMQAAQARAAQLDGSMPQTQAVPQPPIPAPQATPQAKPPTAPPQPQPAPSGPQVSNAKGQAATNKKAAAKTNAKKRAHADDAADTTPQQPQPAAAPLTQPTGPPKPNMPLTREQLAAMTPQQRAQVEAHLRKQQSQARGPIPTRAAAEEAWNNNLPPKVMEVYNEISKNAPSTQPVAVSPEQKAAVSKQLRDSLDVLGRLDTLVQWFAKMPGQEKNVRNLLAMRIQLMRQFKPSPDWVVNDQFTVTPDYVSGAVLFIRKLFHAMIAHVSQQQKNASQAPATTAQNAQANMPMLNASNLQQLQQQEEALQRARRASSQSGAVASAPFGAPSPQGVPHAYGPSGLSQEKLKLPPPKKRKHSQAGPSASSAQNVSAPPAAAAKYQKAVAEAKSTAAALAGAFKCSVPECQHHLQGFATQAALDKHIEEIHLPEVENIDDPLQFALDSFAIGLETKTDGVHPGTTVGSAVANSKALASPAKQGIATPVTAGTTPLARVASQIGAKPSPAVSAQQLTPRQPPGKTLGPSPAKPSPSKDEKKEPEAEGKDLWADSAISLETLHDTFSNFQSTTLPSLGYDPFEEFLNAEMFSKDQEEDTPDSWDINLATLTPPEGGEPKEPMILSGFDGTWDDAAIEATAAWMDIPEEIQNNDDDGIKGVRIDWDLLERQNKEMMNLDNSNITIPAI; encoded by the exons ATGAATCCCGCCAACTTCAACGCGGGCGGCGGCGTGCCAGCTGGCATGGTTAAACCAGGCCaggtgccgccgccgaagcctGAGAGCTCGCAGGTGATCATGAATCATGTCGCCCAGGCACTGCACAATCAGGGAACGTGGACGGGTTGGAAGGCCGAAGTCCCGATCAAGGTCCGCGCGATGAATGTGTACCAGAT GATTACCTCCCTCCGCCTGATCCAACCTCGTATCGACCTCCAgtcggcggcgcaggctgCACTGAGCTTCGAGCACAAGGCGTTCCAGAAAGCCGCTGAGAAG GTTGACTACGATCACGAATGCACCGAAAAGCTCCTTCACATCAAAGACACTCGACAACGACAAGCCGCGGTCGCGTACCAAAGTGGGATGATGCCCCAAGGGGGAAATGTGCCCAACCAGAACCCGGGCAATTTCCAACAACAGCAGATGAATCAGAATCTTCAAACGTCTCCTATACCCGGCCAACAGAATgtgatgatggggatgaaCAATATGAGCCAGCAGGCAGCGAtgcaacagcgccagcagcaacagtccgcgatgatgcagcagcaacagcgccagcagcagcgcccCCCAAATGGCGGCGTTCCACTCCCCGATGATCTCAATACGCTCTCGGCCCAAGAATTCGAGCACGTCTCTCGCATGGCAAATCAGATGCTGGCCAAGACCTCAccggaggacatggagaagatcaaatTAAACCTTTCCAACATGACTCCGGAGCAGCGGCAGTATCTGGCTCGAAAGCAAATGGACCCAATGACCTATTTCTTCCGCTCTCAGGCCCTGAATCAACTGAGGAGACATCGTCGGCAACGAATGGACATGAGCCGAGACCCTAATAATCCTAATAATCCTGCAATGATGGCCAACGATCCGATGATGAACCCTCAGCAGCGCCAAATGTTCCAGAACATGATGAACCTTCAGCGCAACTCGGCGTTCCCGGGAAaccaaggccaaggccaagcgCCGGTTGTCGAGTCGTTCATTGGCAATGTGGAGAACATCCAGGGACAGCAGGCGGATGGTTTGCGCTCACAGGAAGCTGGTCAGCTCGTGGTGCCCGCTAGTTCGACTCAGATCAGTCAGGCACCCTTCCCGAACAATCAAAACATGTTTTcacagcaacaacagcagcagcagcagcagcagcaacaacaacaacagcaacaaaaCATGAACAACTCCCAGTTCCTtgcccagcagcacctgCAGGGTGGCGCCAATGTCCCCCAGGATCGAGCACAGTatcaggctcaggctcaggcccaggcccaggcccaggcccGCGCCCAAGCTCAGAAAATGGCCATGTCAGGGCAGAATGCTACCCAGACACAGTCACAGCTCCCACAGCAAAGCCCTGTCATGCCGATGCTGAACCAACCTATGGCTCCGGGTCAGATCTCTCCATCCGGCCAGATGCCCTCTCAAGCTCgacctccttctcgaccccaacaaccGGGTATGCAGAATCGACCGCAAATCCCCCCAGGTCTTCCACCGCAGGTTCAGGAACAACTTTCTCAGATGTCAAATGAGCAACTGAACAATTTCTTGATGAACCAGCGACGTGTCGCGATGGCTAACAACATGGCCCGAGCGAATGCCGCTCAGCAGAACATGGGTCAACAGCCAGGCCAGGGCCAACCGATGATGAACGGCCAGATGGGTAACAATCCCAGGATGCAGGGATCTATGAATATGCCGCAGGGATTGAACCCGGCTCAGGGCCAGCAATTGTCAGCACAACAgagacagcagcagcaacgccAGAGTGAGTTCTACAAGCTCCAGCTACTGCGTCAGCACAACAACGGTGGAGAGATGAGTCCCGAACAGGCAAAGGATATGGATCGCACGTATTTCCCGCCATCCATCCTGAACAACACCCAAGCACCGGTTCCGAAACACATCAAGACTTGGGGACAATTGAAGCAATGGGTCGCTTCGAACCCACAGGTGGCCAATGGCGTGGACCTGCCCAAGCTGATGATGTTTCAGAAACTTCACCTCGCCCAGATCGTCAATGCTCGGGCGAAAGACCCTAATGCTCAGGTACCAGCCAACGGTTTCCAGGGCCAGCCTGGCCAACCTGGCCAGATGCCGAACGCTACAGGGTTCCCACCTGGTCAGCCACAGCCGCCCGTTAATATGCCTCAGATGCGGCCAATTACCGCTCAGGAAATCCAGATGGCCCGCCAGAAATTGGGACCGCAAGCCGCCAGCTTTACCGATGCGCAGATCCGCGAATTGCTGCACCGGAATCGCCAAAAGCATCTTATGCAGGCGGCGCAGgcccgagctgctcaactTGATGGAAGTATGCCGCAGACTCAAGCTGTTCCGCAGCCCCCGATCCCCGCGCCGCAAGCCACGCCGCAAGCCAAACCACCGACTGCTCCGCCGCAGCCTCAACCGGCTCCTAGTGGGCCCCAAGTATCAAATGCGAAGGGCCAGGCGGCAACAAATAAGAAGGCAGCCGCGAAAACGAAcgcgaagaagagggctCATGCAGATGATGCTGCCGACACAACCCCTCAACAGCCGCAGCCCGCGGCAGCTCCACTTACACAGCCGACCGGACCTCCCAAGCCGAACATGCCTTTGACGCGCGAACAGCTTGCGGCGATGACCCCTCAGCAGCGGGCACAGGTTGAGGCTCATCTGCGGAAACAGCAGAGTCAGGCGCGCGGTCCAATTCCCACCAGGGCGGCTGCGGAAGAAGCCTGGAACAACAACTTACCTCCAAAGGTTATGGAGGTTTACAACGAAATCTCGAAGAACGCACCGTCTACGCAACCTGTCGCTGTTTCCCCAGAACAGAAGGCTGCCGTGAGCAAGCAGCTGCGTGATTCCTTGGACGTGCTGGGTAGATTGGATACTTTGGTGCAATGGTTTGCAAAGATGCCGGGCCAGGAGAAGAACGTCCGGAATCTGCTAGCCATG CGCATCCAACTCATGCGGCAATTTAAGCCCTCTCCAGACTGGGTGGTTAATGATCAGTTTACCGTGACTCCGGATTATGTGTCTGGTGCGGTCCTTTTCATCCGGAAGTTGTTCCATGCGATGATTGCCCATGtcagccagcagcagaaaaacGCCTCCCAGGCTCCCGCCACCACTGCGCAGAATGCGCAAGCCAACATGCCCATGCTGAACGCGAGTAACTTGCAACAactgcagcaacaggaagAAGCCCTCCAGCGTGCTCGACGTGCCTCAAGCCAGTCGGGCGCTGTTGCGTCTGCGCCGTTTGGAGCTCCATCTCCCCAGGGAGTCCCTCATGCCTACGGACCGAGCGGACTCTCTCAGGAAAAGCTCAAGCTGCCCCCGCccaaaaagagaaagcaTTCACAGGCCGGTCCCAGTGCCTCATCTGCTCAAAATGTCAGCGCGCCgcccgccgcagccgccaaATATCAAAAAGCGGTTGCGGAGGCCAAGTCCACGGCCGCAGCCCTCGCGGGTGCTTTCAAGTGCAGTGTGCCCGAGTGTCAACACCACTTACAGGGCTTCGCCACTCAAGCTGCTCTGGACAAGCATATTGAGGAGATCCACTTGCCTGAGGTGGAGAATATTGACGACCCTCTTCAGTTTGCTCTCGACAGCTTCGCAATTGGCCTCGAGACCAAGACAGACGGAGTCCATCCGGGGACTACCGTTGGCTCTGCCGTAGCCAACAGCAAGGCTTTGGCTTCTCCGGCGAAGCAGGGGATCGCAACCCCTGTGACTGCCGGCACTACACCACTTGCCCGCGTCGCAAGCCAAATCGGCGCAAAGCCCTCTCCGGCGGTCTCTGCCCAGCAGCTCACTCCGCGCCAGCCGCCCGGCAAGACTCTTGGTCCTTCGCCTGCGAAACCGTCGCCTAgcaaggatgagaagaaagagCCCGAGGCCGAAGGGAAAGATCTCTGGGCGGATTCTGCCATTTCTCTGGAAACGCTTCACGATACCTTCTCCAATTTCCAAAGTACGACGCTGCCTAGTCTGGGCTACGATCCGTTTGAGGAGTTCCTGAATGCCGAGATGTTCTCCAaggaccaggaagaagatactCCAGACTCTTGGGATATCAACCTGGCGACGCTGACTCCTCCGGAAGGCGGCGAACCCAAGGAGCCGATGATTCTGAGTGGCTTCGATGGGACATGGGACGATGCGGCTATCGAGGCGACCGCAGCGTGGATGGATATCCCAGAAGAGATCCAGAATAATGACGATGACGGGATCAAGGGCGTCCGGATCGATTGGGATCTTCTGGAACGGCAGAATaaggagatgatgaatcTTGACAACAGCAATATCACCATCCCCGCCATATGA
- a CDS encoding uncharacterized protein (ID:PFLUO_001648-T1.cds;~source:funannotate): MFSVSVSPISVGSNIFFTFALCSISALVLLLLRRFLTLRATPAYLILPIFLALALPASVVLLVPIDLASSSRNGSGPKAIWLPDRMVLVFWRIAYWLIFVLTWVILPLLGEYIDSGYREPRARIIYSLRQNARYQLIVLCCATVGLIYVSIQNGFDFISIKGLVMALAYVWGLVLAIYLMGHGLVSIPRNLFRNANVSGRLRRIQAHAPKVHDRLMDAVNELESLESQVNQLQQRKTGTARDFQDWIEELGEGTGASDVRAPILESPDTASTVPSVITERYLADLTRRLQRARHMKARFVDEWDRLVQTAADLQTIINSAASKKLDFGTTTRRSSLFPRVKLLTPYMRYQVHSNIIPSVRLIFGAVFAGASVCIIWSELIKSVAPQISIISLTIVPNWKDPKPVGFGGQVTASAWLLYMCSAALVGVNDAKVWGNRALVRRNTYGESACWYASLVARLTVPIAYNFLTFLPKDFRRNTTFYEFLGKLINLTRLGKGFDFIFPMFILLPVCGTFFNWYGRIKNIFGFALAEDEELHDVENNPSGYGLGGWREGRDLIDRELNGFGSLAVSSRGTRSTWASDLSPGNSRASSSSRQRVPQSESSEPARRTVAAPTVIDAEEEDENFFQSFAHRVRNTFETTNTPQWLQRDQLRLPRWMSGDNTTTEEGGVNRLFGGRAVPGRLRLG; the protein is encoded by the exons atgttctccgtctccgtctcgccCATCTCGGTGGGCTCcaacatcttcttcaccttcgccCTCTGCTCTATCTCCGCCCTGGTATTACTGCTGCTACGACGTTTTTTAACCCTGCGCGCTACTCCAGCCTATCTCATCCTTCCGATCTTTCTCGCGCTCGCCCTCCCCGCCAGCGTCGTGCTTCTCGTCCCCATCGATCTTGCTTCAAGTTCCCGCAATGGCTCTGGCCCCAAGGCGATCTGGCTGCCAGATCGCATGGTTCTGGTATTCTGGCGGATCGCCTATTGGCTGATCTTCGTCCTGACCTG GGTtatccttccactcctcgGCGAGTACATCGACTCGGGCTATCGCGAACCCAGGGCTCGTATCATCTACTCCCTTCGACAAAATGCCCGATACCAATTGATCGTCCTCTGCTGTGCGACGGTGGGGCTGATTTACGTCTCGATCCAAAACGGGTTCGATTTTATCTCTATCAAAGGTCTTGTCATGGCGCTGGCATACGTCTGGGGTCTCGTGCTCGCCATCTATCTGATGGGCCACGGTTTGGTGTCTATCCCGCGCAATCTCTTCCGCAACGCCAACGTGAGCGGTCGTTTGCGGAGAATCCAGGCCCACGCGCCCAAGGTGCACGATCGCCTGATGGACGCGGTCAATGAGCTGGAGAGCCTGGAATCGCAAGTCAACCAGTTACAGCAGCGCAAAACGGGCACTGCTCGTGATTTCCAGGACTGGATCGAAGAACTCGGGGAAGGCACTGGTGCATCAGACGTGCGGGCCCCGATCCTCGAGTCCCCGGACACGGCCAGCACGGTTCCCTCGGTCATTACCGAGCGCTATCTGGCCGATTTGACTCGCCGTCTACAGCGTGCTCGACACATGAAGGCTCGGTTTGTGGATGAATGGGATCGTCTCGTCCAGACTGCGGCCGACTTGCAGACCATCATCAACTCGGCTGCCTCCAAGAAACTCGATTTCGGTACCACGACCCGTCGGTCGTCCCTTTTCCCTCGAGTCAAGCTTCTGACACCCTACATGCGGTATCAAGTCCACTCGAACATTATTCCTTCGGTCAGACTGATATTCGGGGCGGTCTTCGCTGGTGCATCTGTCTGCATTATCTGGTCTGAACTGATCAAGTCCGTGGCACCTCAAATATCCATCATCAGCTTGACTATTGTGCCGAACTGGAAGGATCCGAAACCAGTCGGCTTTGGCGGGCAGGTGACTGCGTCTGCCTGGCTGTTGTACATGTGTTCCGCCGCCCTGGTGGGTGTCAACGACGCCAAGGTTTGGGGCAATCGCGCCCTTGTCCGCCGCAATACCTACGGCGAGAGTGCATGCTGGTATGCGAGTCTGGTGGCTCGGCTTACCGTGCCGATCGCCTACAACTTTTTAACTTTCTTGCCGAAAGACTTCCGCCGAAACACCACGTTTTACGAGTTCCTCGGCAAACTCATCAACCTGACGCGCCTTGGCAAAGGATTTGACTTTATTTTCCCCATGTTTATTCTCTTGCCCGTGTGCGGGACATTCTTCAATTGGTATGGCCGCATCAAGAACATCTTCGGATTCGCTCTggcggaagacgaagagcTCCACGATGTGGAGAACAACCCGTCCGGCTACGGTCTGGGCGGCTGGCGCGAGGGGCGGGATCTGATCGACCGCGAGCTGAATGGATTCGGCTCTCTAGCCGTCTCCTCCCGCGGCACCCGCTCGACCTGGGCGTCCGACTTGAGCCCTGGAAACTCGCgcgcctcgtcctcgtcgcggCAGCGCGTCCCCCAGTCTGAGTCGTCCGAACCGGCCCGACGAACGGTGGCTGCTCCCACGGTCATTGacgctgaagaagaggacgagaacTTCTTCCAGTCCTTCGCCCACCGCGTGCGCAATACCTTT